From a single Rhodococcus qingshengii JCM 15477 genomic region:
- a CDS encoding glycosyltransferase — protein MHSISVVVPVYQGEKTITALVEELDGLGTPSATPGGAQFSVDEIVLVHDNGPDRSDVVLLELERRFEQVRVVWLSRNYGQDAATIAGMAAATGQWIVTMDEDGQHDPVHIGAFLDTALTERSDLVYSKPTNTRPHGFLRNLTSRGAKIVLATVFAFPDSTRFESYRLIRGDIGRQLAGVAANGVYLDVALTWVVGNTATAPVALRAEGREESGYNYRRLFSLFWKMVLCSGTRGLRLVSLLGVTLASAGVIMAAVIFIGAMTGDNNDPEGWASIIMALLVCSGAILFSLGLIAEYLGVALHVLVGKPLYLTVDSPRPGTSIDRRSREH, from the coding sequence GTGCACTCGATTTCCGTCGTAGTGCCCGTTTATCAGGGCGAAAAGACGATCACGGCGCTCGTCGAGGAGTTGGACGGCCTGGGCACACCGAGTGCGACGCCCGGTGGTGCGCAGTTCTCCGTCGACGAGATCGTGCTGGTTCACGACAACGGCCCGGACCGCTCCGACGTCGTGTTACTCGAATTGGAGCGCCGTTTCGAGCAGGTGCGTGTCGTGTGGCTCAGCCGCAACTACGGCCAGGACGCGGCGACCATCGCCGGCATGGCCGCTGCAACTGGACAGTGGATCGTGACGATGGACGAGGACGGCCAGCACGACCCGGTGCACATCGGGGCTTTCCTCGACACCGCGCTGACGGAGCGATCCGATCTCGTGTATTCCAAACCCACGAACACACGCCCGCACGGATTCTTGCGGAACCTGACCTCGCGCGGCGCAAAGATCGTCTTGGCGACGGTATTCGCGTTCCCTGATTCGACGAGATTCGAAAGTTATCGCCTGATCCGCGGTGACATCGGCCGACAGTTGGCCGGCGTCGCGGCCAACGGCGTGTATCTGGACGTTGCGCTGACGTGGGTTGTCGGTAACACGGCCACGGCGCCGGTGGCACTTCGAGCCGAAGGCCGCGAAGAATCCGGGTACAACTACCGCCGTTTGTTCTCGTTGTTCTGGAAGATGGTGTTGTGTAGCGGAACACGCGGTCTGCGGCTGGTCAGCCTGCTCGGAGTCACCCTGGCGTCGGCCGGTGTGATCATGGCCGCGGTGATCTTCATCGGGGCCATGACCGGCGACAACAATGATCCCGAAGGATGGGCGTCGATCATCATGGCGCTGCTGGTCTGTTCGGGTGCGATCCTGTTCTCGCTCGGACTCATTGCCGAATATCTCGGTGTGGCACTGCACGTCCTTGTCGGAAAGCCGCTGTATCTGACTGTCGACTCCCCGCGGCCCGGAACCTCGATCGATCGGCGTAGTCGTGAGCACTGA
- the rffA gene encoding dTDP-4-amino-4,6-dideoxygalactose transaminase has translation MSTDRIIFSRPYRASNELSNLATVLESDHIHGDGRFTKSATAALKAITGSTHALLTTSCTHALELGALLLELGPGDEVIVPSFAFSSAATAVALRGATVVFVDIDPSTGNIDPACVAAAITERTKAVLVMHYGGVAADMEPLLDLAELHGVALIEDNAHGLGGKWRGRSLGTIGTIGTQSFHDTKNVHCGEGGALLLSDDQLMTRAEIIREKGTDRARFLRGQVDKYSWQDIGSSYLPSELNAAVLDAQLSEFDAIQAARHRVWDAYSVSLGEWAAANGVVPMAVPDDREHTAHLFYLKMPTEESRDGLIRHLAGDGIVAPFHYVPLDTSAAGVRYGRTPQPCVRSAEFSASILRLPLWPMLTFEQQDRVIGSVLEYKQA, from the coding sequence GTGAGCACTGATCGCATCATCTTCTCCCGCCCCTATCGGGCATCGAACGAATTGTCGAATCTGGCAACGGTTCTGGAGTCCGACCACATTCACGGTGACGGACGTTTCACCAAGTCCGCGACTGCAGCGCTCAAGGCGATCACCGGATCCACGCATGCTCTGCTGACCACCTCGTGCACGCATGCACTCGAATTGGGTGCGCTGCTGCTCGAATTGGGCCCGGGCGACGAGGTAATAGTTCCGAGCTTCGCGTTCAGTTCGGCGGCAACCGCCGTCGCGTTGCGCGGGGCCACTGTTGTTTTCGTCGACATCGATCCGAGTACCGGCAACATCGACCCGGCGTGCGTCGCGGCGGCGATCACCGAACGCACCAAAGCTGTACTGGTCATGCATTACGGCGGAGTCGCCGCGGACATGGAACCTCTCCTCGACCTCGCGGAACTCCACGGCGTTGCGTTGATCGAAGACAACGCTCACGGACTCGGCGGAAAGTGGCGCGGGCGCTCGCTCGGCACCATCGGAACAATCGGAACGCAGAGTTTTCACGACACCAAGAACGTTCACTGCGGTGAGGGCGGCGCGCTGTTGCTCTCTGACGATCAGTTGATGACTCGCGCCGAAATCATCCGTGAGAAGGGGACCGACCGTGCGCGTTTCCTGCGCGGCCAGGTCGACAAGTATTCGTGGCAGGACATCGGGTCGAGTTATCTGCCCAGTGAACTCAATGCCGCCGTCCTCGACGCACAACTCTCCGAGTTCGACGCGATTCAGGCGGCCAGGCATCGCGTCTGGGATGCCTACAGCGTGAGTCTGGGCGAGTGGGCGGCCGCGAACGGTGTCGTGCCCATGGCGGTGCCTGATGATCGCGAGCACACTGCGCACCTGTTCTATCTCAAGATGCCGACCGAAGAGAGCCGTGACGGCTTGATTCGGCACCTTGCCGGTGACGGAATCGTGGCGCCGTTCCACTACGTTCCGCTCGATACGAGTGCGGCCGGTGTGCGCTACGGACGAACACCGCAGCCGTGCGTGCGTAGTGCCGAGTTCTCCGCGTCGATCCTTCGACTGCCGCTGTGGCCCATGCTCACGTTCGAACAACAGGACCGTGTCATCGGTTCGGTGCTCGAGTACAAGCAGGCTTGA
- a CDS encoding serine hydrolase, whose translation MSTRYVRIAAMVAAVTFAASCSGGQNPDDPMQTPAFPDTNVPVAETLDGRLGQAQVAALGRGADVSIAILDRSSDKYLDVAGDQQIETASVAKLFIAEDLLHQDARGERPITDDDRTLMAAMLESSDDTAANLLWDEVGGQEVITRVAERYALTATTPPWDGMWWNTETTTRDLVTFYSGVLDDSDQLGPERVEQFVEYLRQSTPEGTDGYDQRFGLPEALFGEPVIGVKQGWMCCVEDKWIHLSTGIVGDDNRYIIAIGSREDVQYTDEDSFYPDTSFTDAVNDESALHARDTVTGVTQILFPSGSIDDWAAASTTADSAMPEASGP comes from the coding sequence ATGAGTACGCGGTACGTCCGGATTGCCGCAATGGTGGCCGCAGTTACTTTTGCGGCTTCGTGCAGCGGTGGACAGAACCCGGATGATCCGATGCAGACCCCCGCCTTTCCCGACACCAATGTTCCGGTAGCCGAGACCCTCGACGGCCGTCTGGGACAGGCTCAGGTGGCTGCGCTCGGGCGTGGTGCGGACGTCTCCATCGCCATCCTCGACCGCTCCTCGGACAAGTACCTCGACGTCGCCGGTGACCAGCAGATCGAAACAGCCTCGGTGGCAAAACTTTTCATCGCCGAGGATCTACTTCATCAGGATGCGCGCGGTGAGCGACCCATCACGGACGACGATCGCACCCTCATGGCGGCGATGCTCGAATCCTCCGACGACACCGCAGCCAACCTCCTGTGGGACGAGGTCGGCGGCCAAGAGGTGATCACCCGCGTCGCCGAGCGTTACGCACTGACCGCGACGACGCCGCCCTGGGACGGAATGTGGTGGAACACCGAAACCACGACACGTGACCTGGTCACCTTCTACAGCGGTGTCCTCGACGACTCCGATCAACTCGGACCTGAACGGGTCGAGCAGTTCGTCGAGTACCTGCGGCAATCCACTCCCGAAGGAACCGACGGTTACGACCAGAGGTTCGGATTGCCCGAGGCCTTGTTCGGCGAGCCTGTCATAGGAGTCAAACAGGGCTGGATGTGCTGTGTCGAGGACAAGTGGATCCATCTATCCACCGGCATCGTCGGTGACGACAACCGATACATCATCGCGATCGGTTCGCGAGAAGACGTCCAGTACACGGATGAGGACAGCTTCTATCCCGACACCTCGTTCACCGATGCCGTCAACGACGAAAGTGCATTGCACGCTCGCGACACGGTCACCGGCGTCACGCAGATTCTCTTCCCGAGCGGAAGCATCGACGACTGGGCAGCGGCATCCACGACCGCGGATTCGGCGATGCCCGAAGCTTCCGGGCCCTGA
- a CDS encoding Tex family protein, translating into MILKTVNQRIAEELDVREGQVAAAVDLLDGGATVPFIARYRKEVTGTLDDAQLRLLDERLRYLRELDDRRDAVLTEIDSQGKLDDQLRGQIMLAETKARLEDIYLPFKPKRRTKAQIAREAGHEPVADALIGDPTTDPAKYSDEQLDGARSILVERFAEDADLVGELRELMWNRGQVVSSVRKGKETDGSKFADYFEFSEPFSKLPSHRILAVLRGEKEEVLSLNMAADTEELAPGERTVYEGRIASRFEIADRGRAADGWLLDTVKWAWKTKFAVTLGIDTRMRLRQSAEKDAVDVFATNLKDLLLAAPAGARPTMGLDPGFRTGTKVAVVDGTGKVVAYETIYPHQPQNKWDAALATLAGLVAEHGVELIAIGNGTASRETDTLATELIKKTGAPNLTKIVVSEAGASVYSASAYASQELPDLDVSIRGAVSIARRLQDPLAELVKIDPKSIGVGQYQHDITESLLSRSLDAVVEDAVNSVGVDVNTASVPLLARVSGIAGSLAESIVAHRDQNGPFKSRKGLKDVSRLGPKAFEQCAGFLRITDGDDPLDASSVHPEAYPVVRKIVASAGGDVRTVIGNSQALRSVKASDYVDERFGLPTVTDIISELEKPGRDPRPEFKTATFAAGIEKVAHLKPGMTLEGVVTNVAAFGAFVDIGVHQDGLVHVSAMSHNFVKDPREVVKSGDVVKVKVLEVDEARQRIGLTLRLDDEVGAPRKSEGQRGGQPQRQGQPQGQRQGQGQQRGNGGRQGGREQRPDNRAPAAGSMADALRKAGFGK; encoded by the coding sequence GTGATTCTCAAGACCGTGAACCAGCGCATTGCCGAGGAACTCGACGTCCGCGAAGGCCAGGTTGCAGCAGCAGTCGACCTTCTCGACGGCGGAGCCACGGTGCCCTTCATCGCCCGGTACCGCAAGGAAGTCACCGGCACGCTCGACGATGCCCAGCTGCGACTCCTGGACGAGCGGCTGCGGTATCTCCGCGAGCTCGACGACCGTCGTGACGCCGTGCTCACGGAGATCGACTCTCAGGGCAAACTCGACGATCAACTGCGCGGTCAGATCATGCTGGCCGAGACGAAAGCGCGGCTGGAGGACATCTACCTCCCCTTCAAGCCGAAGCGGCGCACCAAGGCGCAGATCGCCCGCGAGGCCGGCCACGAGCCCGTCGCCGATGCTCTCATCGGAGATCCCACCACCGATCCCGCGAAGTATTCGGACGAGCAGCTCGACGGTGCCCGGTCGATCCTCGTCGAGCGCTTCGCCGAGGACGCCGATCTGGTCGGTGAATTGCGTGAGCTGATGTGGAATCGCGGCCAGGTCGTCTCCTCGGTCCGCAAGGGCAAGGAAACCGATGGCTCGAAGTTTGCTGACTACTTCGAGTTCTCGGAACCGTTCTCCAAATTGCCCTCGCACCGCATCCTCGCCGTCCTGCGCGGCGAGAAGGAAGAAGTGCTGTCGCTCAACATGGCGGCAGACACCGAAGAACTCGCGCCGGGGGAGCGCACGGTCTACGAAGGCCGCATCGCGTCGCGGTTCGAGATCGCCGACCGTGGTCGGGCCGCCGACGGGTGGCTTCTCGACACCGTCAAGTGGGCGTGGAAGACGAAGTTCGCCGTCACGCTCGGTATCGACACTCGGATGCGTCTGCGGCAGTCGGCCGAAAAGGACGCCGTCGACGTCTTCGCCACCAACCTCAAGGATCTACTCCTCGCAGCTCCCGCCGGCGCCCGACCCACCATGGGACTCGACCCCGGATTCCGCACCGGAACGAAGGTTGCCGTCGTCGACGGAACCGGCAAAGTTGTTGCCTACGAGACGATTTACCCGCACCAGCCGCAGAACAAGTGGGACGCGGCTCTCGCGACGCTTGCCGGACTGGTCGCCGAACACGGCGTCGAACTGATCGCCATCGGCAACGGCACGGCCTCACGCGAGACCGACACGCTCGCTACCGAACTGATCAAGAAGACCGGCGCGCCCAACCTGACCAAGATCGTCGTCTCCGAGGCAGGCGCATCGGTGTACTCGGCTTCGGCCTACGCGTCGCAGGAACTTCCCGACCTCGACGTCTCGATTCGCGGTGCGGTGTCCATTGCGCGTCGCTTGCAGGATCCGTTGGCGGAGTTGGTCAAGATCGATCCCAAGTCCATCGGCGTCGGTCAGTACCAGCACGACATCACCGAATCGCTGCTCTCGCGTTCCCTCGACGCCGTCGTCGAGGATGCCGTCAACTCGGTCGGCGTCGACGTCAACACCGCGTCCGTGCCGCTGCTTGCTCGGGTGTCCGGAATTGCAGGATCCCTTGCAGAGAGCATCGTCGCGCATCGGGACCAGAACGGTCCGTTCAAATCCCGCAAGGGTCTCAAGGATGTCTCCCGCCTGGGACCCAAGGCATTCGAGCAGTGCGCAGGCTTCCTGCGGATCACCGACGGCGACGACCCTCTCGACGCGTCGAGCGTCCACCCGGAGGCATATCCGGTGGTTCGCAAGATCGTCGCGAGTGCAGGCGGGGACGTGCGCACCGTGATCGGAAACTCGCAGGCACTTCGATCGGTCAAGGCGTCCGACTACGTCGACGAGCGATTTGGTCTACCGACCGTCACCGACATCATCTCCGAGTTGGAGAAGCCGGGACGAGATCCACGACCCGAATTCAAGACCGCGACTTTTGCCGCAGGTATCGAGAAGGTCGCGCATCTCAAGCCCGGCATGACCCTCGAAGGCGTGGTCACCAACGTCGCAGCCTTCGGTGCCTTCGTCGACATCGGAGTTCATCAGGACGGTCTGGTTCACGTCTCGGCGATGTCGCACAACTTCGTCAAGGACCCACGCGAGGTCGTCAAGTCAGGTGACGTCGTCAAGGTGAAGGTCCTCGAAGTGGACGAGGCACGCCAACGCATCGGGCTGACGCTTCGTCTCGACGACGAGGTGGGAGCGCCCCGCAAGTCCGAAGGCCAGCGAGGTGGGCAACCTCAGCGGCAGGGCCAGCCGCAGGGCCAGCGTCAGGGGCAGGGTCAGCAACGAGGAAATGGCGGACGCCAGGGCGGACGCGAGCAGCGACCGGACAACCGCGCGCCTGCTGCCGGGTCGATGGCCGACGCTCTGCGCAAGGCGGGCTTCGGCAAGTAA
- the rplS gene encoding 50S ribosomal protein L19 yields MNTLDFLDKKSLRDDIPEFRPGDTLNVNVKVIEGSKERVQVFKGVVIRRQGGGVRETFTVRKVSFGVGVERTFPVHSPTLASIEVLTRGDVRRAKLYYLRELRGKKAKIKEKR; encoded by the coding sequence ATGAACACCCTGGACTTCCTGGACAAAAAGTCGCTCCGCGACGACATCCCTGAGTTCCGTCCCGGCGACACGCTCAACGTGAACGTCAAGGTTATCGAAGGCTCCAAGGAGCGCGTGCAGGTCTTCAAGGGCGTCGTTATTCGTCGCCAGGGCGGCGGCGTTCGCGAGACCTTCACCGTCCGTAAGGTCTCCTTCGGCGTCGGCGTCGAGCGCACCTTCCCGGTTCACAGCCCCACGCTGGCCTCCATCGAGGTTCTGACCCGCGGTGACGTCCGTCGCGCCAAGCTGTACTACCTCCGTGAGCTTCGTGGCAAGAAGGCGAAGATCAAGGAAAAGCGCTGA
- the lepB gene encoding signal peptidase I codes for MADSSKEQALSSGPENHEGSSGSAEPTSHRPQKKQRSFLRELPVLIGVALVLSIVLQAFVFRVFLIPSESMEPTLHGCAGCTGDRIVVEKIGYRFGDPEPGDVVVFKGPDSWNTKYVSNRSDNVVVRGIQEVGSWVGLVPPDENDLVKRVIATGGQTVECCDDQGRVLVDGKPLDEPYIKMDFPFTPGTQTCDTELKSGRCFGPITVPEGHVWVMGDNRSNSADSRYHVDDEFQGTVPIDNIIGQARFIVLPPSRMGGIDAPDIQGN; via the coding sequence GTGGCAGATTCTTCGAAGGAGCAGGCATTGTCGTCCGGACCCGAGAATCACGAGGGATCAAGCGGTTCCGCGGAACCGACCTCACATCGGCCGCAGAAGAAACAGCGATCGTTTCTGCGAGAACTCCCTGTTCTGATCGGCGTAGCGCTGGTACTCAGCATCGTCCTTCAGGCATTTGTCTTCAGAGTTTTTCTCATCCCATCCGAGTCGATGGAACCGACACTGCACGGCTGTGCGGGATGTACCGGTGACCGCATCGTGGTGGAGAAGATCGGATACCGCTTCGGCGATCCGGAACCCGGCGACGTCGTCGTCTTCAAGGGACCCGATTCGTGGAACACGAAATATGTGTCCAATCGGTCCGACAACGTTGTCGTCCGCGGTATTCAAGAGGTCGGTTCGTGGGTCGGCCTCGTTCCGCCGGACGAGAACGACTTGGTCAAGCGAGTGATCGCTACCGGCGGCCAGACCGTCGAATGCTGTGACGATCAGGGCCGAGTCCTGGTCGACGGCAAGCCGCTCGACGAGCCGTACATCAAGATGGATTTCCCGTTCACTCCGGGAACGCAAACGTGTGACACCGAATTGAAGTCGGGCCGCTGCTTCGGACCGATCACCGTTCCCGAGGGCCACGTGTGGGTCATGGGTGACAACCGCAGCAATTCCGCCGACTCGCGCTACCACGTCGACGACGAGTTCCAGGGAACCGTCCCGATCGACAACATCATCGGTCAAGCTCGTTTCATCGTTCTTCCCCCGTCGCGAATGGGCGGCATCGATGCGCCTGATATTCAGGGCAACTGA
- a CDS encoding ribonuclease HII, with protein sequence MSSWPPRVVIRRSAGLRTMESALARTGLGPVAGVDEAGRGACAGPLVIAACVLAPKPQAALARLDDSKKLTERAREELFPAIKRLALAWSVISVPAAEVDQIGIHVANIEGMRRAVAGLDLEPGYVLTDGFRVPGLTAPSLPVIGGDGAAACIAAASVLAKVTRDRVMTEMDDTHPGYGFAIHKGYSTPLHMDALDELGPCPEHRMTYANVVAAGVRLEQRAGRTG encoded by the coding sequence GTGAGTAGTTGGCCCCCTCGCGTTGTCATTCGCAGATCGGCAGGTCTGCGGACGATGGAGTCTGCGTTGGCGCGAACCGGACTCGGTCCGGTGGCCGGCGTCGACGAGGCCGGGCGCGGAGCGTGCGCTGGTCCACTTGTCATTGCAGCGTGTGTCCTGGCGCCGAAACCGCAAGCAGCCCTCGCGCGGCTCGACGATTCGAAGAAGCTGACCGAACGTGCGCGCGAGGAGCTTTTCCCGGCGATCAAGCGCTTGGCGTTGGCGTGGAGTGTCATCTCTGTTCCCGCTGCGGAAGTCGATCAGATCGGCATCCACGTCGCCAACATCGAGGGGATGCGACGAGCAGTTGCGGGCCTCGACCTCGAACCGGGCTACGTTCTCACCGACGGATTCCGGGTTCCGGGTCTGACGGCTCCGTCGCTACCGGTCATCGGCGGTGACGGCGCCGCTGCATGCATCGCCGCGGCGAGCGTTCTCGCGAAGGTGACCCGAGATCGTGTGATGACCGAGATGGACGACACTCATCCGGGATACGGCTTCGCGATTCACAAGGGATACAGCACGCCACTGCACATGGACGCACTCGACGAGCTGGGGCCGTGCCCTGAGCACCGCATGACCTATGCCAACGTGGTGGCTGCGGGAGTCCGGTTGGAACAACGCGCGGGCCGTACGGGATGA
- a CDS encoding DUF2469 domain-containing protein: protein MSAEDLEKYETEMELSLYREYRDIVGQFSYVVETERRFYLANTVELLPHNSDGEIYFELRMSDAWVWDMYRPARFVKYVRVVTFKDVNIEELDKPDLRLPD from the coding sequence ATGAGTGCCGAGGATCTCGAGAAGTACGAAACCGAGATGGAGCTGTCGCTCTACCGTGAATACCGGGACATCGTCGGACAGTTCTCCTACGTCGTGGAGACCGAACGACGTTTCTACCTGGCCAACACGGTCGAGTTGCTGCCCCACAATTCAGACGGGGAGATCTACTTCGAGCTGCGGATGTCCGACGCCTGGGTGTGGGACATGTACCGCCCGGCGCGATTCGTGAAATACGTACGCGTCGTGACCTTCAAGGACGTCAACATCGAAGAGCTGGACAAGCCGGATCTGCGCCTTCCTGACTGA
- a CDS encoding RtcB family protein, giving the protein MEKITKRLWNWASILDENTREQALRTSQMPFVRPHLALMPDAHLGAGATVGSVIPTEGAIMPAAVGVDIGCGMIAVKTQFSARDLQGRDLTVLRHSIERSVPLSAGVYNKTLSDTAKIRIAELEAMAGDRLSFYDKFKNDWRFQLGTLGSGNHFIEVTLDESDGVWLFLHSGSRGIGNKLAQHHIKIAKDLCERWYINLPDPDLAYLVEKTPEFDSYITDLNWAQHFALLNREEMMDRVVKDFAHFMGDGKPAIIDEVERINCHHNFTQKEFHMGRGVWLSRKGAIKADEGTPGLIPGSMGTASYVVVGKGNVPSFKSSPHGAGRVYGRNQARKTFTIEDLDKAMVGIEYKRSAAFLDEIPGAYKDIDVVMDDAKDLVEIRHTLRQIVNVKGN; this is encoded by the coding sequence ATGGAGAAGATCACCAAGAGGCTGTGGAACTGGGCATCGATACTCGACGAGAACACTCGCGAGCAAGCGCTGCGTACGTCCCAGATGCCTTTTGTCCGTCCACATCTGGCGCTTATGCCGGATGCGCACCTCGGTGCGGGAGCGACGGTGGGTTCGGTCATTCCGACGGAAGGCGCAATCATGCCCGCCGCCGTCGGAGTCGATATCGGCTGCGGAATGATCGCGGTCAAAACCCAGTTCAGCGCACGCGACCTTCAAGGCCGCGACCTGACCGTACTTCGCCACAGCATCGAACGCTCCGTCCCGCTCTCGGCAGGTGTCTACAACAAGACGCTGAGCGACACGGCGAAAATCCGCATCGCAGAACTCGAGGCGATGGCGGGCGATCGCCTGTCCTTCTACGACAAGTTCAAGAACGACTGGAGGTTTCAGCTCGGAACGCTGGGCTCTGGTAACCACTTCATCGAGGTGACGCTCGACGAGAGCGACGGCGTCTGGCTGTTCCTGCACTCGGGAAGCCGCGGTATCGGAAACAAGCTCGCGCAGCATCACATCAAGATCGCCAAGGACTTGTGCGAGCGGTGGTACATCAACCTTCCCGATCCGGATCTTGCCTACCTGGTCGAGAAGACGCCCGAATTCGACTCGTACATCACCGATCTCAACTGGGCTCAGCACTTCGCTCTGCTCAACCGCGAAGAGATGATGGACCGCGTCGTGAAGGACTTCGCGCACTTCATGGGAGACGGCAAACCCGCGATCATCGACGAAGTCGAGCGGATCAACTGCCACCACAACTTCACCCAGAAGGAGTTCCACATGGGCAGGGGTGTGTGGCTGAGCCGTAAGGGTGCGATCAAGGCAGACGAGGGCACGCCCGGGCTCATCCCCGGTTCGATGGGGACGGCGAGTTACGTCGTCGTCGGGAAGGGAAACGTACCGTCGTTCAAGTCCAGCCCCCACGGCGCGGGTCGGGTGTACGGACGTAACCAGGCACGCAAGACCTTCACCATCGAAGATCTCGACAAGGCAATGGTCGGCATCGAATACAAGCGTTCCGCGGCGTTCCTCGACGAGATCCCGGGTGCGTACAAGGACATCGACGTCGTGATGGACGACGCGAAGGACTTGGTCGAGATTCGACACACGCTGCGTCAGATTGTGAACGTCAAGGGCAACTGA
- a CDS encoding iron-siderophore ABC transporter substrate-binding protein, which yields MHVPSHSTRILAALFTTAAIIGFSTACGTSQGFDTASATQSNDAFPVTIEHAQGSTTIDAEPQRVVTLGYTDHEPLLALGVEPVGMAEWWGSGMDESWPWTKNYWKGKTPTYINSGGDFNFEQIASLAPDLILALYADIDTETYKKLTSIAPTVAQSKDYDAYTTPWTDMTLTAGRALGKGPQAQQLITDTENAFAAARAAHPEFAGQTATIVNLDTPEGYVFSSHDPRGIFLSSLGFTLPATVDAFVGDQFGDWMPNERYDILEPVDRLIVMADPEGEKALAGNTLYQRLPAVKSGNAMVVRYTADPPVGAAMSGNTVLSIPYAIDQLTATLSK from the coding sequence ATGCACGTGCCCTCACATAGCACCCGAATCCTCGCCGCCTTATTCACGACGGCCGCGATCATCGGGTTCTCGACCGCCTGTGGAACCTCGCAAGGCTTCGACACCGCATCAGCGACCCAGAGCAACGACGCATTCCCCGTGACGATCGAGCACGCACAGGGTTCGACGACAATCGATGCCGAACCGCAGCGGGTAGTGACACTCGGATACACCGATCACGAACCACTGCTCGCCTTGGGAGTCGAACCCGTAGGCATGGCCGAATGGTGGGGGTCCGGCATGGATGAAAGCTGGCCGTGGACGAAGAATTACTGGAAGGGGAAAACTCCGACCTACATCAACAGCGGCGGAGACTTCAACTTCGAGCAAATCGCCTCCCTCGCACCAGATCTGATCCTCGCGCTGTACGCCGACATCGACACGGAAACCTACAAGAAGCTGACCTCGATTGCGCCGACTGTCGCGCAGAGCAAGGACTACGACGCGTACACAACGCCGTGGACCGACATGACGCTCACCGCCGGGCGCGCCCTCGGCAAAGGACCACAAGCTCAGCAACTGATCACGGATACCGAAAACGCGTTTGCCGCCGCCCGCGCTGCACACCCGGAGTTTGCCGGGCAAACCGCAACGATCGTCAACCTCGACACTCCCGAGGGCTACGTGTTCTCGTCGCACGATCCACGCGGCATTTTCCTCTCGTCACTCGGGTTCACCCTCCCCGCGACCGTCGACGCATTCGTCGGCGACCAGTTCGGCGACTGGATGCCGAACGAGCGATACGACATCCTCGAACCCGTTGATCGTTTGATCGTGATGGCCGACCCGGAGGGAGAGAAGGCCCTCGCCGGCAACACGCTCTACCAGCGACTACCCGCCGTGAAGAGCGGAAATGCGATGGTCGTGCGGTACACCGCAGATCCACCCGTCGGCGCGGCGATGTCCGGCAATACCGTCCTGAGCATTCCGTATGCCATCGACCAACTGACAGCCACGTTGTCGAAGTAA
- a CDS encoding helix-turn-helix transcriptional regulator, protein MSTIEYSTRPKSLLALPDSRGRTFKDFQVYTNVVEGVTAYGAHRHPEHQIAWMSEGTMQIAAGGNVWHLHSEHLVWLPGTVLHDMTLLSAGCMIAAYARPDLRPGGPRWTQPLVLEVDALSAQLLRHLADRTIDDARRLMSQELLYDILAAAPERHDVLAVPRNAAASSVSARILADPADSRTLGEWAGELGVSSKTLMRAFVADTGITFGQWRTRARMYASLEMLARGEGVNDVAPQVGYRTSSGFIAAFRETFGTTPARYGGKLTR, encoded by the coding sequence ATGTCCACTATCGAGTACTCGACTCGCCCAAAGTCCTTGCTAGCGCTGCCCGATAGTCGCGGACGGACATTCAAAGATTTTCAGGTCTACACCAACGTCGTCGAGGGCGTGACCGCGTACGGGGCTCACCGCCACCCGGAGCATCAGATCGCCTGGATGAGTGAAGGGACGATGCAGATTGCTGCCGGGGGCAACGTGTGGCACCTGCACAGCGAGCACTTGGTCTGGTTGCCGGGCACCGTTCTCCACGACATGACGCTTCTGTCGGCGGGATGCATGATCGCGGCCTATGCGCGTCCGGATCTACGCCCTGGCGGGCCCAGGTGGACTCAGCCACTTGTTCTCGAAGTCGATGCTTTATCCGCTCAATTGCTGCGCCATCTCGCAGATCGGACCATCGACGATGCTCGGCGGTTGATGAGTCAGGAGTTGCTCTACGACATTCTTGCTGCCGCGCCCGAACGGCACGACGTCCTCGCGGTTCCTCGCAATGCTGCGGCGAGTTCGGTTTCTGCCCGCATCCTTGCCGATCCGGCAGACTCGCGAACATTAGGGGAGTGGGCGGGTGAACTCGGGGTCAGTTCCAAGACTTTGATGCGTGCCTTTGTCGCCGATACCGGGATTACCTTCGGACAGTGGAGGACTCGCGCCCGAATGTATGCGTCGCTCGAGATGCTCGCGCGGGGTGAGGGTGTCAACGACGTTGCCCCGCAGGTGGGTTACCGAACCAGTAGCGGGTTCATCGCCGCATTTCGGGAAACCTTCGGTACGACGCCGGCCCGGTACGGCGGAAAGCTGACGCGGTGA